In one Lolium rigidum isolate FL_2022 chromosome 3, APGP_CSIRO_Lrig_0.1, whole genome shotgun sequence genomic region, the following are encoded:
- the LOC124704145 gene encoding probable LRR receptor-like serine/threonine-protein kinase At2g16250: MMRRARGLRAAPLLLLVLLYLAAAAVAQQGRLTSRADLAGLYALRGSLGLRARDWPRRADPCTTWTGVTCRGGRVVALTLTGLRRTRLGRLAPRFAVEGLRNLSRLEAFAAAGFPLPGPIPRWLGAGLAPTFQTLDLSACAVTGEIAAEALAGLANLTSLSLAGNLLSGQLPAAALAGLVRLTTLNISGNAFSGALPDAVWSLPQLRILDVSRTNLTGALPSPLVPSPALQAVDLSGNLFYGAVPDPFSQLFTRLATANISGNYFDGRLTAAGNVSSAMNCFLDVAGQRTPEDCQQFYAGRGLPYAGPVPTPQPAPPAGTKSKKPKNLKYILIGAIGGGVLLLAVVAAVVFCVVCSGRRRTDQRESGSPSAPPPGVQGSSRAAAAAAAGGTQPASTASPTNMAKVGDSFAYDQLADVTSGFADERLIKHGHSGDLYYGQLQDGTTVVVKRITSRVTRKEAYMTELDLFGKGLHQRLVPFVGHCLDKEDEKVLVYRFVRNGDLSSSLHRKQGEEEEGMQSLDWIKRLKIATGVAEALCYLHHECTPPIVHRDVQASSILLDDKFEVRLGSLSEVCPQEGESHQNVITKLLRFSSTADQGSSGSPSATCSYDVYCFGKVLLELVTGRLGISASSDSKTSDWLDNTLRYINIYEKELMSKIIDPSLIIDEDHLEEVWAMAIVAKSCLNPRSSKRPPMKYILKALENPLKVVREDNGSSSARLRATSSRGSWNAAFFGSWRHSSSEIGPSRDDHMFKRSETIKSSGGSNGEHSSSRRRQSKEIFPEPSGSRDTED, translated from the exons ATGATGCGGCGCGCGCGCGGACTCCGGgcggcgccgctgctgctgctcgtcCTGCTGtacctagcggcggcggcggtcgcgcAGCAGGGCCGCCTCACGTCACGCGCGGATCTCGCGGGCCTCTACGCGCTGCGGGGCTCGCTCGGCCTACGAGCGCGCGACTGGCCGCGCCGCGCCGACCCGTGCACCACCTGGACCGGCGTGACCTGCCGCGGCGGCCGCGTCGTCGCCCTCACCCTCACCGGCCTCCGCCGCACCCGGCTGGGCCGCCTGGCCCCGCGCTTCGCCGTCGAGGGGCTGCGCAACCTCTCGCGGCTCGaggccttcgccgccgccgggtTCCCGCTACCCGGCCCCATCCCGCGCTGGCTCGGCGCGGGGCTCGCGCCGACGTTCCAGACCCTCGACCTCTCCGCCTGCGCCGTCACGGGCGAGATCGCGGCCGAGGCCCTCGCGGGCCTCGCCAACCTCACCAGCCTCAGCCTCGCGGGCAACCTCCTCTCGGGCCAGCTCCCCGCCGCCGCGCTGGCGGGGCTCGTAAGGCTGACGACCCTCAACATCTCCGGCAATGCCTTCTCCGGCGCGCTCCCCGACGCCGTCTGGTCGCTCCCGCAGCTCCGCATTCTCGACGTCTCCCGCACCAACCTCACCGGCGCATTGCCATCACCGCTCGTGCCGTCACCAGCCCTGCAGGCGGTAGATCTGTCCGGGAACCTCTTCTACGGCGCAGTGCCGGACCCCTTCAGCCAGCtcttcacccggctggccacggCCAACATCTCCGGGAACTACTTCGACGGCAGGCTAACTGCTGCTGGAAACGTGTCGTCGGCGATGAACTGCTTCCTCGACGTCGCTGGGCAGCGTACCCCGGAGGACTGCCAGCAATTCTATGCCGGGCGTGGGTTGCCGTACGCCGGGCCGGTCCCCACGCCGCAGCCTGCGCCGCCAGCTGGAACCAAGAGCAAGAAGCCCAAGAATCTCAAGTACATTTTGATTGGGGCGATCGGTGGCGGGGTCCTGCTGCTCGCCGTGGTTGCGGCTGTCGTGTTCTGCGTCGTGTGTTCCGGGAGGCGTAGGACCGACCAGAGGGAAAGCGGGTCTCCGAGTGCGCCGCCACCAGGGGTGCAAGGGAGTTCCAGGGCTGCTGCGGCAGCTGCTGCTGGTGGCACACAGCCTGCTTCTACTGCTTCGCCGACGAACATGGCGAAGGTTGGCGATTCATTTGCTTATGACCAGCTCGCCGATGTCACCTCAGGGTTTGCGGACGAGAGGCTTATCAAGCACGGTCACTCTGGCGATCTTTACTACGGTCAGCTCCAAGACGGGACTACCGTGGTCGTGAAGAGGATCACCTCCCGCGTGACCAGGAAAGAAGCGTATATGACGGAGCTGGATTTATTCGGGAAAGGTCTGCATCAGAGGCTGGTGCCGTTCGTGGGGCATTGCCTTGATAAGGAGGACGAGAAGGTTCTTGTGTATAGGTTTGTTCGGAATGGTGACCTGTCAAGTTCGCTGCATAGAAAgcaaggggaggaagaggagggaatGCAATCGTTGGATTGGATAAAGAGGTTGAAGATTGCAACAGGGGTAGCTGAGGCGCTGTGCTACCTTCATCATGAGTGTACTCCACCCATAGTTCACAG GGATGTGCAGGCCAGCAGTATCCTCCTTGATGATAAATTTGAAGTTCGCCTTGGAAGTTTGAGTGAGGTGTGTCCTCAAGAAGGGGAAAGTCACCAAAATGTCATCACAAAGCTATTAAGATTCTCATC GACGGCGGATCAAGGTTCTTCTG GTTCTCCATCTGCAACATGTTCATATGATGTGTACTGTTTCGGAAAAGTTTTGCTGGAGCTGGTGACAGGGAGACTTGGTATCAGTGCATCAAGTGACAGTAAAACAAGTGATTGGCTTGATAACACTCTGAGGTATATCAACATTTACGAGAAAGAGCTCATGAGCAAAATCATTGACCCATCCCTGATCATCGACGAGGATCATTTGGAGGAAGTCTGGGCAATGGCAATTGTCGCGAAGTCTTGCTTGAATCCTAGGTCTTCAAAACGCCCACCAATGAAATATATCCTGAAAGCACTAGAGAATCCCTTGAAAGTGGTCAGAGAAGACAACGGCTCTAGCTCGGCCAGGTTGAGAGCAACATCTTCAAGGGGTTCGTGGAATGCTGCATTCTTCGGGAGTTGGCGGCATAGCTCTTCTGAGATAGGTCCTTCAAGGGATGACCACATGTTTAAGCGCTCAGAGACAATCAAATCATCTGGTGGGAGCAACGGTGAACATTCTTCCTCCCGCAGGAGGCAATCTAAGGAGATCTTCCCCGAGCCATCTGGCTCTCGTGACACCGAGGATTAA